In the Mustelus asterias unplaced genomic scaffold, sMusAst1.hap1.1 HAP1_SCAFFOLD_760, whole genome shotgun sequence genome, one interval contains:
- the ndufs2 gene encoding NADH dehydrogenase [ubiquinone] iron-sulfur protein 2, mitochondrial, translating to MAAAVRALLRAGGNPGRSRQLLQRRVGAALSAGSIPDRGARQWQPDPEWLQQYEGAVMYPTEITAKWKPPPWNDKDPPKDRKVTNFVLNFGPQHPAAHGVLRLVMELSGESVKKCDPHIGLLHRGTEKLIEYKTYLQALPYFDRLDYVSMMCNEQCYSLAVEKLLNIRPPIRAQWIRVLFGELTRILNHIMAITTHALDIGAMTPFFWMFEEREKMFEFYERVSGARMHAAYVRPGGVHQDLPLGLMDDIYEFIKNFSIRIDEVEEMFTNNRIWKKRTVDIGVIGAEEALNYGFSGVMLRGSGIHWDLRKMQPYDVYDQVEFDVPIGSRGDCYDRYLCRVEEMRQSLRIILQCLNKMPEGEIKVDDAKVSPPKRSEMKTSMESLIHHFKLYTEGYQVPPGATYTAIEAPKGEFGVYLVSDGSSRPYRCKIKAPGFAHLAGLDRMAEGHMLADVVAIIGTQDIVFGEVDR from the exons ATGGCGGCGGCGGTGCGGGCTCTGCTCAGAGCCGGGGGGAATCCGGGCCGATCTCGGCAACTGCTCCAGCGGAGGGTAGGGGCCGCGCTGTCTGCCGGCTCCATTCCCGACAG GGGTGCGAGGCAATGGCAGCCTGACCCGGAATGGCTGCAGCAATATGAAGGGGCAGTGATGTACCCCACCGAAATCACAGCCAAGTGGAAACCACCCCCCTGGAACG ACAAAGACCCACCAAAGGACAGGAAGGTTACCAACTTCGTCCTCAACTTTGGTCCTCAGCATCCTGCAGCCCATGGAGTCCTGCGTCTGGTCATGGAGCTGAGCGGGGAGTCCGTGAAGAAATGTGACCCTCACATCGGCCTCCTGCACCGGGGCACAGAGAAGCTCATTGAATACAAAACCTACCTGCAG GCCCTCCCATATTTTGACCGCCTGGATTATGTCTCCATGATGTGTAATGAACAATGCTATTCCCTGGCTGTGGAAAAGTTGCTGAACATCCGCCCTCCGATCCGTGCCCAGTGGATACGAG TCCTCTTTGGCGAGCTCACGCGGATTCTAaaccacatcatggctatcaccACCCACGCCCTGGATATTGGAGCCATGACCCCTTTCTTCTGGATGTTTGAGGAGCGGGAGAAG atGTTTGAATTTTATGAGAGAGTGTCCGGAGCTCGGATGCATGCAGCCTATGTCCGACCAGGCGGTGTCCACCAG GATCTACCCCTCGGCTTAATGGACGATATTTACGAGTTTATCAAGAACTTCTCCATTCGCATCGATGAGGTTGAGGAG ATGTTCACCAACAACAGGATCTGGAAGAAGCGGACAGTGGATATCGGTGTGATTGGTGCTGAGGAAGCTTTGAACTACGGATTCAG TGGGGTAATGCTCCGCGGATCCGGAATCCACTGGGATCTCAGGAAGATGCAGCCTTACGATGTTTATGACCAGGTGGAGTTTGATGTTCCGATCGGTAGCCGAGGAGACTGTTATGACAG GTATCTGTGTCGAGTGGAGGAAATGAGACAGAGTCTGCGAATCATCCTGCAGTGTCTGAATAAAATGCCTGAAGGTGAAATCAAGGTGGATGACGCCAAGGTCTCTCCTCCCAAAAGAAGCGAGATGAAG ACCTCAATGGAGTCTCTGATTCACCACTTCAAGTTATACACTGAAGGATACCAGGTCCCGCCAGGAGCCACATACACTGCCATCGAGGCTCCCAAG GGGGAGTTTGGCGTTTACCTGGTCTCGGACGGAAGCAGTCGTCCGTATCGCTGCAAGATAAAAGCACCGGGATTCGCCCACTTG GCTGGACTGGA